Part of the Bacteriovorax stolpii genome, GCCGTTGCGGCCAAGATGGGCTTTGTGGTTGAAAGCTACGATTGCAAAGCGGAAGCTTTGATGGGAAAAAATGCGGAAGGAAGATTTTCTGTGACAGAAATCAACCTGACACCGAAAATTGTTTTTTCTGGAGACAAAGCTCCAACAGAAGAGCAACTTAAAGGGCTTCATGAAAAAGCTCACCGGAATTGCTTTATCGCTCAGTCACTGCAATCAAAAGTAAACGTTTTATAATACCGTTAGGAGATATAGTTTTGAATCAGCTAGCCAATTTTAGTTACGATCCCGCAAAGTGCTCACTGGCCGAATCGCTTTTTTCTGCTTTAAAGAAAATCGAAGCGAACCTTCCGCCGGAACTAACTGTTGTGGATTTCTTCAGGACTCTAGAGCAGCCACCGGAAAAAGCCCTGGGAGACTATGCCCTTCCATGTTTCCGTTTCGCTAAAGCGATTAAAAAGAACCCTAACGAAGTCGCAACGGAACTTAAACGCCTTCTTGAAGAAGAAAAGAACCCATGGGTTGATAGTGTCGTTTTAAAAGGCGCTTTCTTAAACATCTTCACTAACCAGAAAGAAGTGGCAAAGGCCCTTGTTCCTAGTTTAGTTAACGGTTCAGGATTTAATATTCTAAAATCAAACGCTGATCACAACAAAACAAAAGTTATGATCGAGTTCTCTCAACCCAACACTCACAAAGAGTTCCACGTTGGTCACGGACGTAACGTCTGTCTGGGAGACAGTATCTGC contains:
- a CDS encoding OsmC family protein; the encoded protein is MGQYIINLNWKKESAEFTYEKLNRNHVLHFSGNQTLKNSAAPEYFGNVDMTNPEELLASATASCHMLTFLAVAAKMGFVVESYDCKAEALMGKNAEGRFSVTEINLTPKIVFSGDKAPTEEQLKGLHEKAHRNCFIAQSLQSKVNVL